The Streptomyces sp. ALI-76-A nucleotide sequence CCGGACACCGCGGCGGAGTGGGCGGCCTCGACGGCGCGGACGGCCACGTCGGCCGGCACCGCGTCGGCGGCCACCTGGGAGCCGCCGGCCGCGAGCGGCTCGCCCAGCCGCTCCGCGGTGGCGCCCAGCTCACGGCCGACGCCGGAGTCGGCGAAGTGGCTGGTCAGCCGAGCCTCGTAGAGCGCGCCGAAGATGGCGATGCCCAGCGCCACCCCGATCTGCTGGAACGTCTCGCTGGCGCCGTTGGACATGCCCGCCTTGCGGGGCTCCACGATGTTGATGGCCATGGCTGCGCGGGTGGGGTTGAAGATGCCCAGGCCGATCCCCAGGAGCAGGAACGACAGCAGCAGCGCCGTCCACGAACTGTCGTCGGCCACCATCAGGGGGACGGTGACGAGGCCGACGGCGGCCGCGACCGAGCCGAAGCCCAGCAGGTAGCGCGGCGACACCCGAGCGGTGAGGCCCCCGACGACACCGCCCGTGACCATCAGAACGGCGGTCAGCGGCAGCATCCGTACGCCGGTCTCCAGCGGCGAGTGATTCAGCTCGTTCTGGATGAAGGCGGTCTCGAGGAAGATCGCGGCCAGGGCGGTGCCCATGAGGATCACGGACACGGCGGCGAGGCCGTTGAAGCTGCGGTTGCGGAACAGCGACAGGTCGAGCATCGCCCGCTCGCCGCGGGCCCGTTCGATCGCGATGAACACGGCCATCAGCACGGTGGCGACGGCGAACAGGCCGAGGATCAGGCCGCTGGTCCAGCCCTCCGCGTTGCCGCGCAGGATCGCGTACACCAGCGCGGTCATGGAGAGCGAGAAGCTGATCAGGCCGAGCCAGTCGTCGCCGTGGTTGCGCCGCTCGCCCGTGTCGCGGATCTTCCAGGCACCGGCGATGATGGCGAAGATGCCCAGCGGGACGTTGATGAGGAACACCCACCGCCAGCTCACGCCCTGGGTGAGCGCGCCGCCGACCAGTGGGGCGGCGGCGATGGCCACGCCGTAGCCGCCGGCGAAGACGCCGAGCGCCGTGGCCCGTTCCTTGCCGCGGAACTCCTGCGCGATCAACGCGGGACCGACCGCGAACAGCACCGCCGCGCCGACGCCCTGCACGCCGCGGGCCAGGTTGAGGCTGAGCGTGTCCCAGGCCGCCCCGCACATCAGGGATGCGACCGAGAAGAGGCCGAAGCCGGCCAGGAATATCCGTTTCCGGCCGAAGCGGTCGCCCAGCGAGCCGCCGGTGAGCAGGAACACGCCAAGGGTCAGCGCGTACGCGTCGAGAACCCACTGGAGGTCGGAGAGGCTCTCCACCGCCAGATCCGCGCGGACGCTGGGCAGCGCCACGTTCACCACCGACAGGTCCAGCATGAGCATGGACGTCGCCAGGGTGACGATGGCGAGGGTCCACCAGCGGGTGCTGCTCGGTTCTTGGACTGACATGAAAAATTCTCCTCAAAGCCTCGAATCGTCGTACGCCATGCGTCGATGATGCGGGAATTCGCTTTACCGGCGGAAGAAGGCACTTTTCTGTGCCAGGGGAACACCGGTGTACCGGTGCGGGCCACGGTAGAGCGGCGCCAGAGCAGGAGTGAACTGGGGTTGACAATAATTGGAGTTATTCCGTACACCGGTAATTCGGGCATCCAGTCATCGAAGGGTCCGGACATGAAGACCGGCTACATCGACAACTCGCTCAAGACCGAGACGCCGAACTTCCTTACCAGTCTGGAAT carries:
- a CDS encoding MFS transporter produces the protein MSVQEPSSTRWWTLAIVTLATSMLMLDLSVVNVALPSVRADLAVESLSDLQWVLDAYALTLGVFLLTGGSLGDRFGRKRIFLAGFGLFSVASLMCGAAWDTLSLNLARGVQGVGAAVLFAVGPALIAQEFRGKERATALGVFAGGYGVAIAAAPLVGGALTQGVSWRWVFLINVPLGIFAIIAGAWKIRDTGERRNHGDDWLGLISFSLSMTALVYAILRGNAEGWTSGLILGLFAVATVLMAVFIAIERARGERAMLDLSLFRNRSFNGLAAVSVILMGTALAAIFLETAFIQNELNHSPLETGVRMLPLTAVLMVTGGVVGGLTARVSPRYLLGFGSVAAAVGLVTVPLMVADDSSWTALLLSFLLLGIGLGIFNPTRAAMAINIVEPRKAGMSNGASETFQQIGVALGIAIFGALYEARLTSHFADSGVGRELGATAERLGEPLAAGGSQVAADAVPADVAVRAVEAAHSAAVSGLTETFAIGAGVMVLSAVIGFAFVSGKDMHESSLAEAEGPATPPADEAAVMLPATSPGR